One genomic region from Granulimonas faecalis encodes:
- a CDS encoding HAD family hydrolase: MTLTGPADLAPGRTPFTAAIFDFDGTIAESSHVWRLVDETFLSRRGIAYEPGFSAQLAARGFREGARWVIGTYGLPDTVEQVCDEWNDLGSALYRDRVRLRPGAEDYIRALRAAGVACALATNNDAAVLDALKPRVDVDSLFDLRVHGAEVGRDKRWPDIYVETARRMGREPGRTVVFEDIPAGLRSAASAGFTAVGVRSDDPTQDLDAVSAEATLVIDGWERLTAR, encoded by the coding sequence ATGACCCTCACAGGCCCCGCCGACCTCGCCCCGGGGCGCACCCCCTTCACGGCCGCCATCTTCGACTTCGACGGCACGATCGCGGAGTCGTCCCACGTCTGGCGCCTCGTGGACGAGACGTTCCTCTCGCGCCGGGGCATCGCCTACGAGCCGGGCTTCTCCGCGCAGCTGGCCGCCCGGGGCTTCAGGGAGGGCGCCCGCTGGGTCATCGGCACCTACGGCCTCCCCGACACCGTGGAGCAGGTCTGCGACGAGTGGAACGACCTCGGCAGCGCCCTCTACCGCGACCGGGTGCGCCTGAGGCCGGGCGCCGAGGACTACATCCGGGCCCTCCGCGCGGCCGGCGTGGCCTGCGCCCTCGCCACCAACAACGACGCCGCGGTGCTCGACGCCCTGAAGCCGCGGGTGGACGTCGACTCGCTGTTCGACCTCCGGGTGCACGGCGCCGAGGTGGGGCGCGACAAGCGCTGGCCCGACATCTACGTGGAGACGGCGCGCCGCATGGGCCGGGAGCCGGGACGAACCGTGGTGTTCGAGGACATCCCCGCGGGGCTCCGCTCCGCCGCCTCGGCCGGGTTCACGGCCGTGGGTGTGCGCTCCGACGACCCCACCCAGGACCTCGACGCCGTGAGTGCCGAGGCCACCCTCGTCATCGACGGCTGGGAGAGGCTCACGGCCCGGTAG
- a CDS encoding tRNA threonylcarbamoyladenosine dehydratase yields MTAARPVGDDDPRQRLFRLFGDDAMARLAGARVAVVGIGGVGSACAEALARGAVGNLALVDGDTVAPSNINRQAVAFLDTVGLPKVDVMAAIAAQVNPAARVDTFRRFVLSDEAAGLLDEMGPVDYLCDAVDSIAVKLTLAELAQERGIPLVSAMGGANKVHPERIRVASIWDTVNDPICRVVRKECRKRGIRDLTVVFSDEHAVPVAMEPGTGRAERTNLGTASFMPPAMGLAMAGKVIRDLTGVGE; encoded by the coding sequence GTGACCGCGGCGCGGCCCGTGGGTGACGACGACCCCCGTCAGCGGCTGTTCCGGCTCTTCGGCGACGACGCCATGGCCCGGCTTGCCGGCGCCCGCGTGGCGGTGGTGGGCATCGGCGGCGTGGGCTCCGCCTGCGCCGAGGCCCTGGCCCGCGGCGCCGTGGGCAACCTGGCCCTCGTGGACGGCGACACCGTGGCGCCGTCCAACATCAACCGGCAGGCCGTGGCGTTTCTCGACACGGTGGGCCTGCCCAAGGTGGACGTCATGGCGGCCATCGCCGCGCAGGTGAACCCCGCGGCCCGGGTGGACACGTTCCGGAGGTTCGTGCTGTCCGACGAGGCGGCGGGCCTCCTGGACGAGATGGGCCCCGTGGACTACCTCTGCGACGCCGTGGACTCCATCGCCGTGAAACTGACCCTGGCCGAGCTCGCCCAGGAGCGCGGCATCCCGCTCGTGAGCGCCATGGGCGGCGCCAACAAGGTGCACCCCGAGCGCATCAGGGTCGCGAGCATCTGGGACACCGTCAACGACCCCATCTGCCGCGTGGTTCGCAAGGAGTGCCGCAAGCGCGGCATCCGCGACCTAACGGTGGTGTTCTCGGACGAGCACGCCGTGCCGGTGGCCATGGAGCCGGGCACGGGCCGCGCCGAGCGCACCAACCTGGGCACCGCGTCGTTCATGCCGCCGGCCATGGGGTTGGCCATGGCCGGCAAGGTGATCCGCGACCTCACCGGCGTGGGGGAGTGA
- a CDS encoding tetratricopeptide repeat protein codes for MADLAIRGTARREAAADRACAALDGTCSHAVAAVLEATAHDDDREVRAAGQRVVRSLIDGTLDGGDPGAVRDALLTDGDLGRAVAEALSLLASPEGGDPVRVERCARRPEGLLAAEEDAEPYHDDACRVWRFFNTYAERGLHNRLSGPDGREVRLVPAPYYHAHGTLSSLSMRLGRADRALAFALRAVELDPMDVNARLRAARCHELLGDAPMAEATVRELLSLAHDPDSICAAYLRLGGALRQEGELRLADASLRHALAVGGVCAPAAAKALGDLQAQGGYEPAPAGTVADELEGAGIPLAPVARVGEVLVDGAKAAVDAGIFPVARDLTTLVGILTNDESLLTVALSMEADA; via the coding sequence ATGGCCGACCTCGCCATCCGCGGGACCGCGCGCCGGGAGGCGGCCGCGGACCGCGCCTGCGCCGCCCTCGACGGAACCTGCTCCCACGCCGTGGCGGCCGTCCTCGAGGCCACGGCCCACGACGACGACCGGGAGGTCCGCGCCGCGGGTCAGCGCGTCGTGCGCTCCCTCATCGACGGCACCCTGGACGGCGGCGACCCCGGGGCCGTGCGCGACGCCCTCCTGACCGACGGCGACCTCGGCCGCGCCGTGGCCGAAGCCCTCTCGCTCCTCGCCTCCCCCGAGGGCGGTGACCCCGTGCGGGTGGAGCGGTGCGCCCGCAGGCCGGAAGGGCTCCTGGCGGCCGAGGAGGACGCCGAGCCCTACCACGACGACGCCTGCCGCGTGTGGCGCTTCTTCAACACCTACGCCGAGCGCGGGCTCCACAACCGGCTTTCGGGCCCCGACGGCCGCGAGGTACGCCTCGTCCCGGCGCCCTACTACCACGCCCACGGCACCCTCTCGAGCCTCTCCATGCGCCTGGGCCGCGCCGACCGCGCCCTCGCGTTCGCCCTGCGCGCCGTGGAGCTCGACCCCATGGACGTCAACGCCCGCCTGAGGGCGGCCCGGTGCCACGAGCTCCTGGGCGACGCCCCCATGGCCGAGGCCACCGTCAGGGAGCTCCTGTCCCTCGCCCACGACCCCGACTCCATCTGCGCCGCCTACCTGCGTCTGGGTGGCGCGCTCCGCCAGGAGGGCGAGCTGCGCCTGGCCGACGCCAGCCTGCGCCACGCCCTGGCCGTGGGCGGCGTGTGCGCCCCGGCGGCCGCCAAGGCCCTTGGCGACCTCCAGGCCCAGGGCGGCTACGAACCGGCCCCCGCCGGCACCGTCGCCGACGAGCTCGAGGGCGCCGGCATCCCCCTGGCCCCCGTGGCCCGGGTGGGCGAGGTCCTCGTGGACGGCGCGAAGGCGGCCGTGGACGCCGGCATCTTCCCCGTGGCCCGCGACCTCACGACCCTCGTGGGCATCCTCACCAACGACGAGAGCCTGCTCACCGTGGCCCTCTCCATGGAGGCGGACGCCTGA
- a CDS encoding threonine/serine exporter family protein, producing MPEPEQGNRNLSTYLDVSGPHHMRVPWHEALSEPGRPAVDAPLADKVSVIMRTGQLALSAGDSAWRVRDFMNRVAHVLGVTVHADISLVNIEATCIEGSRSITEVVANPTAGVNTERVMLLEHYLHEVEALGREISVGAFHDLLDVVESKGQRYRPWQSGLASGLACGSFVFLLGGGPVEMAGAALGAGFGQLARRVVAGRRINQFVAVACGVAVACVAYLLSLMAMSPWVPDAMSHEAGYIGAMLFVIPGFPLITSGFDLFQSEMRSGIERLAYALTVILTGTAVGWLVATGVRLYPDDFAPLGLGPVPLTALRALFSFVGVYGFSVMFNSTPRMCATAASIGAVANTLRLSLTGFWSVPPEAAALAGAFVAGLLAAACKARTSIPRTAVTVPSIVIMVPGLYMYRAVYYMGTFQPTDAVDWLIRAAMIVVFLPVGLIAARVITDPRWRRVS from the coding sequence GTGCCAGAGCCTGAGCAAGGGAACCGGAACCTCTCCACCTATCTCGACGTGTCGGGCCCGCACCACATGCGGGTGCCCTGGCACGAGGCCCTCAGCGAGCCGGGCCGCCCCGCCGTGGACGCCCCGCTCGCCGACAAGGTCTCGGTCATCATGCGCACCGGCCAGCTGGCCCTCTCGGCCGGGGACTCCGCCTGGCGGGTCCGCGACTTCATGAACCGCGTGGCCCACGTCCTCGGCGTCACGGTGCACGCGGACATCTCGCTTGTCAACATCGAGGCCACCTGCATCGAGGGCTCCCGGTCCATCACCGAGGTGGTGGCCAACCCCACGGCCGGCGTCAACACCGAGCGGGTCATGCTCCTCGAGCACTACCTCCACGAGGTCGAGGCTCTGGGCCGAGAGATCTCGGTGGGCGCCTTCCACGACCTGCTCGACGTCGTGGAGTCCAAGGGTCAGCGCTACCGCCCGTGGCAGAGCGGTCTCGCCTCGGGTCTCGCCTGCGGCTCGTTCGTCTTCCTCCTGGGCGGCGGCCCCGTCGAGATGGCCGGCGCCGCCCTCGGCGCCGGGTTCGGGCAGCTCGCCCGCCGCGTGGTGGCGGGCCGCCGCATCAACCAGTTCGTGGCCGTGGCTTGCGGTGTGGCCGTGGCCTGCGTGGCCTACCTCCTCTCCCTCATGGCCATGTCGCCCTGGGTGCCTGACGCCATGAGCCACGAGGCGGGCTACATCGGCGCCATGCTCTTTGTCATCCCGGGTTTTCCCCTCATCACAAGCGGGTTCGACCTCTTCCAGTCCGAGATGCGCAGCGGCATCGAGCGGCTGGCCTACGCCCTCACCGTCATCCTCACCGGCACCGCCGTGGGCTGGCTCGTGGCCACGGGCGTGCGGCTCTATCCCGACGACTTCGCGCCTTTGGGCCTCGGCCCCGTGCCGCTCACCGCACTTCGGGCCCTCTTCTCGTTCGTGGGCGTCTACGGCTTCTCGGTGATGTTCAACTCCACGCCCCGGATGTGTGCCACCGCGGCGTCCATCGGCGCCGTGGCCAACACGCTGCGCCTGTCGCTGACGGGGTTCTGGTCCGTGCCCCCCGAGGCCGCGGCCCTGGCCGGCGCCTTCGTGGCGGGGCTCCTCGCCGCCGCGTGCAAGGCGCGCACCTCCATCCCGCGCACCGCCGTCACCGTGCCCTCCATCGTGATCATGGTGCCTGGCCTCTACATGTACCGGGCCGTCTACTACATGGGCACGTTCCAGCCCACCGACGCCGTCGACTGGCTCATCAGGGCCGCCATGATCGTGGTGTTCCTGCCCGTCGGCCTCATCGCCGCCCGGGTTATCACCGACCCGCGGTGGAGGAGGGTCTCGTGA
- a CDS encoding heavy metal translocating P-type ATPase — translation MSGHDRHDHDHGHCGCDAHGHCGCDAHGHDGHGHDGRVHCGCDGHDHGEAAPAHGPSGTPDLTFKVADLDCPNCARAVEEAVRGLPEVADASLTYATATLSVVSAAGAEPAAVERAVLDAVRSCGEDLELTDEQLERLDARRGWFAEHRAAVLLGTSAALIIAGIVAEAAAGGLATAWLYAAAALAGLAFILPLAAASLGRRKADMNVLMSIAVVGALVMGLVEALGGHLEVDTFRDAAIVIFLDQVGEWLEGWSMRRSRGSVEGLMELAPETAHVVRADGSVADEPLADVEVGWEVRVLPGERVPLDGTLVAGDSSFDEAPVTGESVPQDKGAGARVYGGSLNTVAPVTVRVTSRADSGTLARIVSMVQGAQAQKAPYEAFVDRFAAVYTPAVVAVAAAVGVGVPLCLTLVGALGLGAAPDWGAWVWRALTLLVIACPCALVISTPVSFVSAISRAARMGVLVKGGAYFDIGSKVDAVAFDKTGTLTAGTPEVVSVTPFGGLSRERVLALAAALERESTHPLAAAVRMAAEGSVAPALAAADVRETAGNGMTGTVDGAAVLVGKPAFARTVAALDGDAGQAVDDAAASGATALVVAVDGRVAGVVAVADSVRATTPEAVSRLHAMGIRDTVMLTGDNARVAAVVAGRVGVAEVAAELLPDDKVARVEALRSQGRTVAMVGDGINDAPALAAADLGVTMGAAASDTALEVADVALLSGDLERLPSFFSLSRRCMAVVRENIVFAIAVKVAVLVLAVLGVAGMGAAIFADTGVALIVVLNGMRLMTPWETRF, via the coding sequence ATGAGCGGGCACGATCGCCACGACCACGACCACGGGCACTGCGGCTGCGACGCCCACGGCCACTGCGGCTGCGACGCCCACGGCCACGACGGCCACGGCCACGACGGCCGCGTGCACTGCGGCTGCGACGGCCACGACCACGGCGAAGCCGCCCCGGCCCATGGGCCCTCCGGCACCCCGGACCTCACGTTCAAGGTCGCCGACCTCGACTGCCCCAACTGCGCCCGTGCCGTCGAGGAGGCCGTGAGGGGCCTGCCCGAGGTCGCCGACGCGAGCCTCACCTATGCGACGGCCACCCTCTCGGTGGTCTCCGCGGCCGGGGCCGAGCCCGCCGCCGTGGAGCGCGCGGTCCTGGACGCCGTGCGCTCGTGCGGGGAGGACCTCGAGCTCACCGACGAGCAGCTCGAGCGCCTCGACGCCCGTCGCGGCTGGTTCGCCGAGCACCGCGCCGCCGTGCTCCTCGGCACCTCCGCCGCCCTCATCATCGCCGGCATCGTGGCCGAGGCCGCCGCCGGCGGCCTCGCCACGGCCTGGCTCTACGCCGCGGCCGCCCTGGCCGGCCTCGCGTTCATCCTCCCGCTCGCCGCCGCGTCCCTCGGGCGCCGGAAGGCCGACATGAACGTGCTCATGTCCATCGCCGTCGTGGGCGCACTGGTCATGGGCCTCGTGGAGGCCCTCGGCGGCCACCTGGAGGTGGACACCTTCCGCGACGCCGCCATCGTCATCTTCCTCGACCAGGTGGGCGAGTGGCTCGAGGGCTGGTCCATGCGCCGCAGCCGCGGCTCGGTGGAGGGCCTCATGGAGCTCGCCCCGGAGACCGCCCACGTGGTGCGTGCCGACGGCTCCGTCGCCGACGAGCCCCTGGCCGACGTCGAGGTGGGCTGGGAGGTGCGCGTGCTCCCCGGCGAGCGCGTGCCCCTCGACGGCACGCTTGTGGCCGGCGACTCCAGCTTCGACGAGGCGCCCGTCACCGGCGAGTCCGTGCCCCAGGACAAGGGGGCGGGAGCCCGGGTGTACGGCGGCTCGCTCAACACGGTGGCGCCCGTCACCGTGCGCGTCACGAGCCGCGCCGACAGCGGCACCTTGGCCCGCATCGTCTCCATGGTGCAGGGGGCCCAGGCGCAGAAGGCGCCCTACGAGGCCTTCGTCGACCGCTTCGCCGCCGTCTACACCCCGGCCGTGGTGGCCGTGGCGGCGGCCGTGGGCGTCGGCGTGCCGCTCTGCCTCACCCTCGTGGGGGCCCTCGGCCTCGGGGCGGCGCCCGACTGGGGCGCCTGGGTCTGGCGCGCCCTCACGCTGCTCGTCATCGCCTGCCCCTGCGCCCTCGTGATCTCCACGCCGGTCTCGTTCGTCTCGGCCATCTCCCGTGCGGCCCGCATGGGCGTGCTCGTGAAGGGTGGGGCGTACTTCGACATCGGCTCCAAGGTGGACGCCGTGGCGTTCGACAAGACCGGCACCCTCACCGCCGGCACGCCCGAGGTGGTCTCGGTCACGCCCTTCGGCGGACTCTCCCGCGAGCGCGTGCTTGCCCTGGCCGCAGCCCTGGAGCGCGAGTCCACCCACCCCCTGGCCGCCGCCGTCCGCATGGCCGCCGAGGGGTCCGTCGCCCCCGCCCTTGCGGCCGCGGACGTCCGTGAGACGGCGGGCAACGGCATGACCGGCACCGTGGACGGCGCTGCCGTGCTCGTGGGCAAGCCGGCCTTCGCCCGCACCGTGGCGGCGCTCGACGGGGATGCCGGGCAGGCCGTGGACGACGCAGCCGCATCGGGGGCCACGGCCCTCGTGGTCGCGGTGGACGGCCGCGTCGCCGGCGTGGTGGCCGTGGCCGACTCCGTGCGCGCCACCACCCCCGAGGCCGTCTCCCGGCTCCATGCCATGGGCATCCGCGACACCGTGATGCTCACGGGCGACAACGCCCGGGTGGCCGCCGTGGTGGCGGGGCGCGTGGGCGTCGCGGAGGTGGCGGCCGAGCTGCTCCCCGACGACAAGGTGGCCCGCGTGGAGGCGCTCCGCTCCCAGGGCCGGACGGTGGCCATGGTGGGCGACGGCATCAACGACGCGCCGGCCCTCGCCGCGGCCGACCTCGGCGTCACCATGGGCGCCGCCGCCAGCGACACCGCCCTCGAGGTGGCCGACGTCGCGCTGCTCTCCGGCGACCTCGAGCGCCTGCCGTCGTTCTTCTCCCTGTCCCGCCGTTGCATGGCGGTGGTGCGCGAGAACATCGTCTTCGCCATCGCCGTCAAGGTCGCGGTGCTGGTGCTCGCGGTGCTCGGCGTGGCCGGCATGGGCGCGGCCATCTTCGCCGACACGGGCGTGGCCCTCATCGTCGTCCTCAACGGCATGCGCCTCATGACCCCCTGGGAGACGCGCTTCTAA
- a CDS encoding ArsR/SmtB family transcription factor has product MGIDGPATEGTDAFLTDEDAIYGATQIFDALSDYTRFQILGALMTAERSVSELQEICPVSQSAISHQLRLLRDRGLVAQRREGQRSIYSLADGHVATLIRVGLEHAGEELS; this is encoded by the coding sequence ATGGGCATCGACGGACCGGCCACCGAGGGGACCGACGCGTTCCTCACCGACGAGGACGCCATCTACGGGGCGACGCAGATCTTCGACGCCCTGTCCGACTACACGCGCTTCCAGATCCTCGGGGCGCTCATGACGGCCGAGCGCTCGGTCTCCGAGCTCCAGGAGATCTGCCCGGTGTCGCAATCGGCCATCTCACACCAGCTGCGCCTCCTGCGCGACCGCGGGCTCGTGGCCCAGCGCCGCGAGGGGCAGCGCTCGATCTACTCGCTGGCCGACGGCCACGTGGCCACGCTCATCCGCGTGGGCCTCGAGCACGCGGGGGAGGAGCTCTCATGA
- a CDS encoding tetratricopeptide repeat protein → MDLRRRIDSMGDAALGWAGAALLGCGAILASLEDPAWGALAALLGCLGGLACGVGAGRAFARRALSPAGPTRETPPAPTVHAPVPAAETGSLDMDALAAALAGTPEPVVALAGLVRDVRLRQGSADGVFGGGTAPLPCTLELFLAAELEDADIFSLGDAPVRARVAPRTGCLRLSFAEPPTDPAAPLRLRRVETAFNRTLFCDRRLGCSPAGGTDACYRFSASVEASVAAQAPWRRDGDVTGASGEWDVRRAVSEGLEEFQLPYRLDARWRVNTGAGVVGFSLAAQPADAMARHVWVEGLGRVVKATGTMRRRAAAELACREALLLAFHVFDRCDGVGRVWVRVDRGPSCVLSAQMTRASVADLDPTALGDPVEAMRLAGGSVSWNGDGLDPVAPGFSLDDEALCPRWRTEEPEGSDRALPEQARQALGSPTLAGLSRDAAARRRALAERIAAGLGGSCESSVSFLMGALDGIDDPEVREAVRGLVDVLLEGTVDGCDPMALAVGVTRVDAVRDAMARAAAHIHGGDGAAALSEVQEALARTEAWVPEGARCFSNYVERSLYNRLEGADGAQAPLVPASRLAAHLLTSSLLAATGDGDGATAHAFAARDLDPFDPSAHLALVARYEALGDIPMAISSCCDLLERAYDPTGAAVAYYRLAFLSWQEGDLELADACYRRSIALNTPCALIASLELSALEAQEGVAPVPEGEQGRVLASRGVPDAPTEAVRSAVREAARAAVEAGVFPVARELATAAALLDGDEVLLGLRESLEQPHGD, encoded by the coding sequence ATGGACCTTCGCCGACGCATCGACTCCATGGGCGACGCCGCCCTCGGCTGGGCCGGGGCTGCCCTGCTCGGTTGCGGCGCCATCCTAGCGTCGCTGGAGGACCCCGCCTGGGGCGCCCTCGCGGCGCTGCTCGGGTGCCTCGGCGGCCTCGCCTGCGGCGTGGGGGCGGGCAGGGCCTTCGCCCGGCGCGCCCTGTCGCCTGCCGGCCCTACCCGCGAGACGCCCCCCGCCCCCACTGTCCACGCGCCCGTCCCCGCCGCCGAGACGGGCTCCCTCGACATGGACGCCCTCGCCGCGGCCCTCGCCGGGACCCCCGAGCCCGTGGTGGCTCTCGCCGGGCTCGTCCGCGACGTGCGGCTGCGCCAAGGCTCGGCCGACGGCGTCTTCGGCGGCGGCACGGCCCCCCTCCCCTGCACCCTCGAGCTCTTCCTCGCGGCCGAGCTCGAGGACGCCGACATCTTCTCGCTGGGCGACGCCCCCGTGCGCGCCCGTGTGGCGCCCCGCACCGGGTGCCTGCGCCTCTCCTTCGCCGAGCCGCCCACAGACCCCGCCGCCCCGCTCCGCCTGAGACGCGTCGAGACCGCGTTCAACCGGACGCTCTTCTGCGACCGCCGGCTGGGCTGCTCCCCCGCCGGGGGCACGGACGCCTGCTACCGCTTCAGCGCGTCGGTGGAGGCCTCCGTGGCCGCCCAGGCACCGTGGCGCAGGGACGGCGACGTCACCGGCGCGTCCGGGGAGTGGGACGTGCGGCGCGCCGTGTCGGAGGGGCTCGAGGAGTTCCAGCTCCCCTACCGGTTGGACGCCCGGTGGCGCGTCAACACCGGGGCCGGGGTCGTGGGGTTCTCCCTGGCCGCGCAGCCGGCCGACGCCATGGCCCGGCACGTGTGGGTGGAGGGCCTCGGCCGCGTGGTGAAGGCAACCGGCACCATGCGGCGCCGCGCGGCCGCCGAGCTCGCGTGCCGGGAGGCGCTGCTCCTCGCGTTCCACGTGTTCGACCGCTGCGACGGCGTGGGGCGCGTGTGGGTCCGCGTCGACCGTGGCCCCTCCTGCGTGCTCTCCGCCCAGATGACGCGGGCGTCCGTGGCCGACCTCGACCCGACGGCCCTGGGCGACCCCGTGGAGGCCATGCGGCTCGCCGGCGGCTCCGTCTCCTGGAACGGCGACGGACTCGATCCCGTGGCGCCCGGGTTCTCCCTCGACGACGAGGCGCTCTGCCCCCGTTGGCGCACGGAGGAGCCGGAGGGCTCCGACCGGGCGCTCCCCGAGCAGGCCCGGCAGGCGCTCGGGTCCCCCACCCTGGCGGGGCTCTCCCGCGACGCTGCGGCACGGCGCCGCGCCCTCGCCGAAAGGATCGCGGCGGGGCTGGGCGGGTCATGCGAGAGCAGCGTCTCCTTCCTGATGGGCGCGCTCGACGGCATCGACGACCCGGAGGTGCGCGAGGCCGTGCGCGGGCTCGTGGACGTGCTGCTCGAGGGGACCGTCGACGGGTGCGACCCCATGGCCCTGGCCGTGGGGGTGACCCGCGTCGACGCCGTGCGCGACGCCATGGCCCGGGCTGCGGCCCACATCCACGGCGGCGACGGCGCGGCCGCCCTCTCCGAGGTGCAGGAAGCCCTGGCCCGCACCGAGGCCTGGGTGCCGGAGGGCGCCCGCTGCTTCTCCAACTACGTGGAGCGGAGCCTCTACAACCGGCTCGAGGGGGCCGACGGCGCCCAGGCGCCCCTCGTGCCCGCCTCGCGCCTGGCCGCCCACCTGCTGACGTCTTCGCTCCTGGCCGCCACGGGCGACGGCGACGGCGCCACGGCCCACGCCTTCGCCGCCCGTGACCTCGACCCCTTCGACCCGTCGGCGCACCTCGCCCTCGTGGCCCGCTACGAGGCCCTGGGCGACATCCCCATGGCCATCTCCTCCTGCTGCGACCTCCTCGAGCGCGCCTACGATCCCACCGGGGCGGCCGTCGCCTACTACCGGCTCGCGTTCCTCTCGTGGCAGGAGGGGGACCTCGAGCTGGCCGACGCCTGTTACCGGCGCTCCATCGCCCTCAACACGCCCTGCGCCCTCATCGCCTCCCTCGAGCTCTCGGCCCTCGAGGCCCAGGAGGGCGTCGCGCCGGTGCCGGAGGGGGAGCAGGGGCGCGTGCTCGCGAGCCGCGGCGTCCCGGACGCCCCCACCGAGGCTGTGCGCTCCGCCGTCCGCGAGGCCGCCCGGGCCGCTGTGGAGGCGGGCGTCTTCCCCGTGGCCCGCGAGCTCGCCACGGCGGCGGCCCTCCTCGACGGCGACGAGGTGCTCCTGGGGCTGCGGGAGTCGCTGGAACAGCCCCACGGCGACTGA
- a CDS encoding Sapep family Mn(2+)-dependent dipeptidase, whose translation MEEPKVSREEIDAYVERVWPEVLEDIATLVAIDSVEDLSAAAPGAPWGPGPKAGLDAALNIAERLGLDAHDVEGYIGYADLPGRSERQVATIAHVDIVPVGTGWDTDPFTLTVKDGYLMGRGTLDDKGPLALTLWAAHFFKERGQELPYTLRCIVGANEETGLGDVDYYNEHFEQPAFLFTPDAEFPVCCGEKGGFSATFTSGPVAGGTIVDFKGGTAGNAIPDLAEVTVRADAASLPAAEGIDIEDAGDGLARLTAHGKGGHASLPEGTVNAIGMLVDYLWDNGLHSEEERPFLELERLIFATTDGSSLGIDATDDIFDPLTCIGGTIEVEDGRFRQTVDARFPKSTTAEHLEEVLSKLGEEHGCTLTVDLALVPFYVDPSSPEIQTLIQTYNDHTGKDKRPFTIGGGTYARDFKNAASFGPEETDLVNPDWVGGMHGPNEGVSEQLLRDSLSIYIDAIARLMELDL comes from the coding sequence ATGGAAGAGCCCAAGGTCTCCCGCGAGGAGATCGACGCCTACGTGGAGCGCGTGTGGCCCGAGGTGCTCGAGGACATCGCCACCCTCGTGGCCATCGACTCGGTGGAGGACCTCTCAGCCGCCGCCCCAGGCGCCCCGTGGGGCCCCGGCCCGAAGGCCGGCCTCGACGCGGCGCTCAACATCGCCGAGCGCCTGGGCCTCGACGCCCACGACGTGGAGGGCTACATCGGCTACGCCGACCTGCCCGGCAGGAGCGAGAGGCAGGTGGCCACCATCGCCCACGTGGACATCGTGCCCGTGGGTACCGGTTGGGACACCGACCCGTTCACCCTCACGGTGAAGGACGGCTACCTGATGGGCCGCGGCACCCTCGACGACAAGGGCCCGCTCGCCCTCACCCTCTGGGCCGCCCACTTCTTCAAGGAGCGCGGCCAGGAGCTGCCCTACACCCTGCGCTGCATCGTCGGCGCCAACGAGGAGACCGGCCTCGGCGACGTGGACTACTACAACGAGCACTTCGAGCAGCCGGCGTTCCTGTTCACCCCCGACGCCGAGTTCCCCGTGTGCTGCGGCGAGAAGGGCGGCTTCTCGGCCACCTTCACCTCCGGCCCCGTGGCCGGCGGCACCATCGTGGACTTCAAGGGCGGCACCGCCGGCAACGCCATCCCCGACCTCGCCGAGGTCACCGTGCGCGCCGACGCTGCCTCCCTGCCCGCGGCCGAGGGCATCGACATCGAGGACGCCGGCGACGGCCTGGCCCGCCTCACGGCCCACGGCAAGGGCGGCCACGCCTCCCTGCCCGAGGGCACGGTGAACGCCATCGGCATGCTGGTGGACTACCTCTGGGACAACGGCCTCCACTCCGAGGAGGAGCGCCCGTTCCTCGAGCTCGAGCGCCTCATCTTCGCCACCACCGACGGCAGCTCCCTGGGCATCGACGCCACCGACGACATCTTCGATCCCCTCACCTGCATCGGCGGCACCATCGAGGTCGAGGACGGCCGCTTCAGGCAGACCGTCGACGCCCGCTTCCCCAAGTCCACCACGGCCGAGCACCTCGAGGAGGTCCTCTCCAAGCTCGGCGAGGAGCACGGCTGCACCCTCACGGTGGACCTCGCCCTCGTGCCGTTCTACGTCGACCCCTCGAGCCCCGAGATCCAGACCCTCATCCAGACCTACAACGACCACACCGGCAAGGACAAGAGGCCATTCACCATCGGCGGCGGCACCTACGCCCGCGACTTCAAGAATGCCGCGTCGTTCGGCCCCGAGGAGACCGACCTGGTGAACCCCGACTGGGTGGGCGGCATGCACGGCCCCAACGAGGGCGTGTCCGAGCAGCTCCTGCGCGACTCGCTCTCCATCTACATCGACGCCATCGCGCGCCTCATGGAGCTCGACCTCTAG